The sequence CGAGGACGGCAGTGTGGACCGCTTCGTCGACGAGGTGCTCGCCGACCAGCATCCCCAGACTCCCGAGGCCTTCGTGGCGTGGGCCGAGGCGTCCCTCGAGCACGACACCGCCGACCGGCTGGGGGCGATCGACGTTCCCGCGCTGGTGATCGCCGGTGACGAGGACATCGCGATCCCGCCGCGCTTCTCCCAGGAGATCGCGGCGCGGGTGCCCGACGCCCGGCTGGTGGTCCTGCCCGGCGAGGCGCATCAGCCCTTCCAGGAGTCGCCCGAGCGCTTCAACGACCTCGTGGACGGCTTCTGGCGCGAGGTCGAGGGGAGGCGGTCGTGATGCGCCGCGCAGCTCTCGCAGTCGCCCTCGCGGCTGCCGCCGCCGTCCCCGCAAGCGCACACGCCATGGACTATCGCCTGGTGGCCGACGCGCGCGGCGCCGAGGCGGGCGTGGGCCAGATGGCCGTGCTCGCGGTGGCTCCCGACGGCGAGGTCGTGGCCACGTTCCGCGTGGCCAAGGCCACGCTGCGCGGCGAGGCCGGCCGGCGCCTGGCGCTGGTCCTGCGCCGGCGGTCGCTCGTGGAGCTCCGCCAGCCGTTTCACCCTCCGGCGGAGCCCGAGCCCGACGTGCACCTGATCGACCTGCCCCTGTTCGACCTGCTTCCGAAGGAGTGACGACCACATGACTACCGAGACCATTCCCACGGCCACCGCGGACGCCCTGATGGAGCGGGTGTTCGGCGCGTCGATCGCCGCGATGGACCTCGCGACGATCCACATCGGCCGCGAGCTGGGCCTCTACCAGACGCTGCGCGACGCCGGCGCCCTCAGCTCGGCCACGCTGGCAGCCATGACCGGCACCGACGAGCGCTACGTGCGCGAGTGGCTGGAGCACCAGGCGGTGTCGGAGATCCTCGAGGCGGAGGAGGGCGCGGTCGATCCCGAGCGGCGCCGCTTCTCGCTCCCCGCCGGGCATGCCGAGGCGCTGCTCGACCACACGAGCCCGAGCTCGGTGGGCCCGCTGGCACAGTTCGTGGTGGGCGAGATCGTCCCGATCGAGCAGCTCATCGCGGCCTTCCGCAGCGGCGAGGGCGTGCCGTATGACGCCTATCCGATCTGCCGCGAGGGCCAGGCCGAGGTCAACCGCCCGCTGTTCGTGCACGAGCTGGCGTCGTGGATCGAGGCGCTGGGCGAGCAGCACGAGGCGTTCTCCGCCCGCGGCGGCCGGGTGGCCGACGTGGCCTGCGGCTCCGGCTGGTCGTCGATCGAGCTGGCGCGGGCCTACCCGCGCGTGCACGTGGACGGCTACGACCTCGACGCTCCGTCGATCGCGATGGCGAATGACAACCTGGCCGGCAGCGGGCTCGCGGACCGCGTGCGCTTCCTCGCCGCGGACGCGGCCGACGCCGCGCCCGGCGTGCGCTACGACCTCGTGACGATCTTCGAGGCGGTGCACGACCTGGCGCGGCCGGTGGAGGTGCTGGAGTCGGCGCGGCGGATGCTCGCTCCCGGCGGCGTGGTGCTGGTGGCCGACGAGAAGGTGGCGCACGAGTTCGAGGCCCCCGGCGACGACGTGGAGCGGCTGATGTACGGCTACAGCGTGCTGTTCTGCCTGCCCACGAGCCGCGAGGAGCAGCCCTCTGCCGCCACCGGCACGGCCATGCGCCCGCACACGATGGAGGGCTACGCCGAGGCCGCCGGCTTCTCCCGCACCGACGTGCTCGACATCGACAACGACATCTGGCGCTTCTACCGCCTGGTGCCGTAGCGGGCGGACCTCGCCGGAGCTACCCGCCGCAGGCACGCACGTCCAGCGTGCCGCGGCGGGTGGTGAAGGTCGCGCGCAGGACCTGCGTGGCGGCGTCCCAGTCGAACGGCAGCGGCTGGCCTCCCAGCGTCACCGTGCAGGGCTCGAACGGCCCCTTCAGCGTCGCGAGCGATGCCTGCAGCTCGTAGCTGCGCTCGCGCTTGCCGCCCACCCGCAGGGTCCAGCGGCCGCCCCTGGCGTGCTCGCGGGACGCCAGGTGCTCGCCGTTGCCCATCCCCGCGCGCCGGGCGCCGCGCGGGAACGCCAGCAGGCGCATGTTGTCCGCGCGGTCGGAGGCCTGGACCAGTCCCGCGAGGTCGCCCACGCCCGACAGCGTGTCCACGTCGGGCGGGAGCATCGGGATCACGGCGCCGGCGCGCACGAGCAGCGGCATCTCGGCCAGCGGGGCCGGGAGGCTCACGCGGCCGCCGCCGGGCAGCAGCTCGGCGGCTCCCAGCTCGAGGCCGCCGCTGGTCTCGTCGTAGCCCGCGGAGCGCCAGAGGTCCACCCAGGGCCCGCTCGGCAGGTGGAAGGCGCGCGAGCGCGCCCCCGGCTCGACCACCGGGGCGGCCAGCAGGTCACGGCCGAACAGCAGCTCGGTCTGGGAGCGCACGGCCTGAGGATCGTCGGGGAAGGCCAGCGCGAGGTGGCGGCTCACGGGCAGCCCGCTGCGCTGGTACGCCTCGCCCGCTGCGGCGATGTAGGGCTGGAGCTGGGTGCGCAGCTTGGCCCAGCGGCGGAAGACGGGCAGCACCGCGGGGTCCCAGACCTCGGCGCGGTCGCCCTCGAGCCCCGGCAGGGCATAGCCGTCCTGCTGGGTGCGCATGATCCCGTTGACCGCGCCGAACTGGAGCCAGCGGATCTGCAGCTCGGCATCCGTTCGCGGGTTCACCACCGCGTGGAAGCCGCCGATGTCGGTGCCCCACCAGGCGATGCCCGACAGGCCCATCGACAGCGCCTGGTGCACCGCCGCGCAGAGGCCGTCGGAGCAGCTCCAGTCCTCGGTCGGGTCACCGCCCCAGACGGCGCGGGCGCACGGCTGCACCCCGTGCCAGCCGGAGCGGATGAACACCGCCGGGGCGCGCTCGCCCGTGTGCTCGGTGGAGGCGCAGTGGTAGAGCACGGGGTAGGGGTTGTGCATCTGCGTGCCGCGCTCGCCGTTGGCGAACACGGCGTTCGTGGGCGTGTACTCGCCGAAGTCCTCCATCCAGCCGTCGTAGCCGTGCTCGATGGCCTCGTCGAGCAGGCCGCCGTAGAACGCGCCGGCCTCCGGATGGCTGAAATCGATCTCGGAGATCAGCTTGTCCGCCGTGAACGGGTTGGAGAGCAGGTAGGGCTCGCCGCTCGGGTCCTTCACCAGCAGGCCGCGGCGCTCGGCCTCGTCGTGCACTCGCGTGTACTCGCGGCACACGTGCGGGTTGAAGTACGTGGTGATCCGGTAGCCCAGGCCGTGGTAGCGGGCCACGCGGTCGCGCTCGCGCTGCTCGTTGCCCACCTGCGACCCGCAGGGCAGGTAGTGCGTGTAGGTCTGCGCCACGCTGGCGGGCACGTCCTGCTCGCGGAAGCGCTCCTCCCAGCCGTCGCCGAACTGCACCCACGGCCCGAGCATCCAGGAGGCCGGCTCGGGTTGGCGGCCCACCTTCTCGGAGTAGCGGCGCAGCACGTCCGCGGGGTCGGGCCCGGCGTAGACCTCGAAGCGGAAGCGGCTGCTCTCGGCCTGCGCCTGCCAGGCGCGGTCGGTGTGGTTGCGCAGGTTGAAGGCCGAGCGCTCCGGCTGGTCGAGCAGCACGCCGAAGCCGCGGGTGGACACGAGCCAGGGGATGGGGAAGTTCGTGGCGGTGGGCCCGCTGGGGAAGGTGAACTCGGGCACGAGCGGGCGCAGCAGCGGCTCGGCGACGCCGGACGAGAAGGGCCCCTCCTCGGACCAGTTGAAGACGTGGTTGCCCGTCTGGTCGACGGCGTTGGAGCGTTCGCCGAAGCCCAGGTAGCGCTCGCTCCCCACTGCTTCGAACGCGCTGCCCGACACCGACGCGTGCTCTGCCAGCGGCCCGGTCACACGCGACTCGACCGCCGCGATCCCGTCGCCGGTGCGCTCGACGTCGATGGCCAGGCGGTGCCCGAGCGGGTCATCGGTGGCGGCCTCGAGGGTGAGACCGTCCTCCGTGCGCTCGGCGCTGAGGAGGCGGGTGGCATGGAACCACACCGTCTCCACCTCGAGCGCGCGGTAGACGCCGAAGACCGCGTTGTTGAAGATCGGCATGCGCAGGTCGAACGAGAAGCCGAGCGTGCCGTAGCGCGCGTGCAGGTCACCCGGCTCGCCGGGGGCCCCGGCGAGGGTGCGCAGCACGTCGCCGTCGGCAACGTCCACGAACTCCACCTGGAAGGGCTCCGGCTGCACGCGCACCGTGAGCGCGCCGGCGTCGAGCTCCAGCGGCTCTGCGGCGACCGCGGGTCCCGCGCAGATGCAGGCGACTGCCGCCAATGCGAGCGCGGCGGCCGTGGCGAGCCTCCCCTGATACATCAAGGCCGAGTATGTCACGGGGATCCCCTTTGGCCGTGCAGGGCCACCGGGGTCGGGTCATGTCCTGCACCGGGAGCTTCGCTCGAGTTCCGTTGCAGGACATGACCCGACCCCGGTTGCGTCGATCTGGACTACGCCCACCGTCGGGGGTGTCAGGTGCTGCGCTGCAACGGAACTCGTGCCGAAGGCACCCGGTGCAGCGCAGCACCTGACACCCCGGCGCGCGCCCCGGGCCAAGACCGTCAGCCAGAGACGAACGGCGGGTCCACGACGGTGGCGGTTGCGCCTTCATCGCCCGCCGCAAGCTCGTCACCCGGGCCCGCCTCGCGCCTCACCAGGGCGAGTGCGATCGGGCCATGCAGCGGGGAGACCGAGACGGAGCCCACGCGGCCCACGGGCTTCTCTCCCAACCGCAGCTCCGTGCCTCGCTCGACCTCCTCGGACAGCCGCAGGCCGCGCAGGTGGCGGTTGGGCTTGCCCCTCCAGTGCAGCCTGGCCACGGTCTCCTGGCCCACGTAGCAGCCCTTCTCGAAGTCCACCGCGCGCTCGTTCACGCCCGCCTCCTGCGGGATCGTGTCACCGTCCATGTCGTAGCCCAGCCGCGGGCGGCCGGACTCGATGCGCAGGCACTCGGCCACCGCCTCGTCCACCTCGGGAACGCCGAGAGTCTCGCGCACGCCGGCGGCGTCGTCCGCCTCGCAGATCACGTCCACCCCGAGGTGGGTGGCCACGTAGCGCCCGTGCTCGCCGCTCACGTGGGCGTGCTCGGTGGCCGGCGGGGCGGCGTCGAGTGCGTCGCGCGCCGCCGGCCCCACCAGCGAGAGGATGACCATCCGCTCTGTCACGTCCTCGTGCTCCACCGCGCGGCCGATGGCGTAGGTCTCCACCGTCCAGCGCGCCGGCACCAGGCCGATCGGCTCAGTGTCGATCCAGAATCCGTCGTCGGTGCGCAGGATGCGCATGTCGGTGCGGAACTTGCCCTTGTGGGTGAGGATCGCGGCGTAGCAGCCCTCCCCGGGGGAGAGACGCTCCACGTCGTTGGTGACCTGGCCCTGGAGGAAGTCCGCAGCCTCGGCACCGCGCACGACCAGCTTGCCCCGCGCCGAGCGGTCCACGAGCCCGGCGGCCGTCGTGAGCAGGTCGTAGTCGGCGGTGGCGATCACGTGCCCGATTCTACGAACCTCTTGCTCCTGGCATTTAGACAGGCCTAAAACATGCTTCAATGGGGATGGATGAAGAAGATAAGCCGACGCAAGCTCCTCACCGGGGGATCGCTGGCCGCGGCCGTCCCCATGGTCCATGCGCTCGTGCCCCACCGCGGGGTCCATGACGCTCTCGGCGCCGAGCCCGGGCACGCGGCGACCGGGCACGCCCACCCGCGCTCGTTCCACGTCGGCGCCGTGGGCAGCGTGGACCCGCGCGTGAACGGCTTCGACCCCCACGCGATCCTGCGCGACTTCGACCGCGGCACCGTCCGCCGCGAGGGCGGGCGCACCGTGCGCGAGTGGGAGATCGTGGCGGAGGACAAGGAGATCGAGGTCGCGCCCGGCGTGAAGTACGCCGCTTGGACCTACAACGGCCGCGTGCCCGGGCCCACGCTGCGGGCCACCGAGGGCGAGCTCCTGCGCATCCGCTTCGTCAACGGTTCGGAGCACCCGCACACGATGCACTTCCACGGCATCCACACGGCCGAGCACGACGGCGTGCCGGGCATCGGCCCGGGCGATATCCAGCCCGGCGGCTCCACCGTCTACGAGTTCGAGGCCGAGCCGTTCGGCATCCACCTCTACCACTGCCACTCGACCCCGCTGGCCGACCACATCGCCAAGGGCCTCTACGGCATGTTCATCGTCGATCCCGCCGAGGGCCGGCCCGAGGCCGACGAGCTGGTGCTCGTGCAGAACGGCTTCGACACGAACTTCGACCGCTCGAACGAGATCTACGCGGTCAACACGGTCGCCTTCGCCTACATGGAGCGCCCGATCCGCGTCAAGCGCGACGAGCTCGTGCGGATCTACCTCCTCAACATCCTCGAGTTCGACCTCGTCAACTCGTTCCACATCCACGCCAACTTCTTCAACCGCTTCCCGACCGGCACGTCGCGCGAGCCCACCGAGCTCACCGACACGATCGTGCAGGGCCAGGGCCAGCGCGACATCCTCGAGCTGCGCTTCCCCTACACCGGGAAGTACATGTTCCACGCGCATGTGAGCGAGTTCGCCGAGTTGGGCTGGATGGGCTTCTTCGAGGTCGTCGACTGATGGAGCCCACGGCTACGACTGCGGCACCCGGCGTCCGCCGCATGCCGGCGTGGCTCGCGGGGCTCTTGCCGCTCGGCGTGCTGGCGGTCGCCATCGTGGCGTTCGTGCTGCTCGACGCGCCCGGCCTCGAGCGCAGCGGCGTGCCGGTGGAGGACGTCGCGGTGGAGCGCACGGAGCTTCATCCCGGCGAGATCGAGCTGCAACTGCGCAACGTCGGGCCGGACACGGTCACGATCGCGCAGGCGATCGTCAACGACGCATTCGTGCCCTTCGAGACAGACGATCCGGAGCTCGGCCGGCTCGAGGCGTCCACGGTGGACATCCCCTTCCCGTGGATCGAGGGCGAGGCATACGAGGTCGCTCTGCTCACGGCCACGGGCGGCGCCATCGCCGCGCCGATCGAGGTGGCGGCCGAGACGCCCGGGGCCGACGTGGGCTTCTACGGGCTCATGGCGCTCATCGGCCTGTACGTGGGCATCATCCCCGTGGCCATCGGCATGCTCTGGCTGCCGTGGATCCGCCGCATCGACCCGCGCTGGATCCGCTTCCTGCTCGCGCTCACGGTCGGGCTGCTCGCGTTCCTCGGGATCGACGCGCTGCTCGAGGGCACCGAGATCGCCGCAACCGGCGCGGAGGCGTTCGGCGGGGCGGGACTGGTGTGGCTCGGCGCGCTCGTCGCCTACCTGGCCCTGGCGGGCATCGACTCGGGCATGCGCGCCCGCGAGCGGCGCGCTCGTGCCGCCGGTGCCGGCGGCTTCACGCTCGCCCTGCTCGTGGCCGTGGGCATCGGCCTGCACAACCTCGGCGAGGGGCTGGCGATCGGCTCGGCCTACGCGGTGGGCTCGCTCGCGCTCGGCGCCTCGCTCATCGTGGGCTTCGCGCTCCACAACACCACCGAGGGCCTGGCCATCGTCGCGCCCGTGGCCGAGCGCGCGCCGCCCCTGCGCCGGCTTGCCCTGCTCGGCCTCGTGGCCGGCGCCCCGGCCATCGTCGGCGCGTGGATCGGCGCGTCGGCGTTCAACGCCGGCCTGGCCGCGTTCCTCTTCGGCCTCGGGGCCGGCGCCATCGCACAGGTGGTGGTGCAGATCGCTCCGTCGCTGCGCGACACCGCCGGGAGGCTGTTCAACCCGCTCGCGGTGGGCGGCCTGCTCACCGGCCTCGCGCTCATGTACGCCACCGGCCTGCTCATCAGCGTATGACCATGGCCGGCGCCACATCCCACGCGGTCCAGGACTACACCAAGGCCATCTACTCGCTCGAGCGGCGCAGCGGCTCGGCGGTGTCCACCAACGCCCTCGCCGAGCGGCTCGGGGTGTCGCCGGCGTCGGCCTCGGCCATGGTCAAGCGCCTGGACGCCATCGGCATGGTCCGTCACGAGCCCTACCGTGGCGTCCGGCTCACCACGAAGGGCATGCGCGTGGCGCTGGAGGTGCTGCGCCACCACCGGCTGCTGGAGGCCTACCTCGCCGAGGAGCTGGGCATGCCCTGGGACCGCGTGCACAAGGA comes from Thermoleophilaceae bacterium and encodes:
- a CDS encoding class I SAM-dependent methyltransferase, yielding MTTETIPTATADALMERVFGASIAAMDLATIHIGRELGLYQTLRDAGALSSATLAAMTGTDERYVREWLEHQAVSEILEAEEGAVDPERRRFSLPAGHAEALLDHTSPSSVGPLAQFVVGEIVPIEQLIAAFRSGEGVPYDAYPICREGQAEVNRPLFVHELASWIEALGEQHEAFSARGGRVADVACGSGWSSIELARAYPRVHVDGYDLDAPSIAMANDNLAGSGLADRVRFLAADAADAAPGVRYDLVTIFEAVHDLARPVEVLESARRMLAPGGVVLVADEKVAHEFEAPGDDVERLMYGYSVLFCLPTSREEQPSAATGTAMRPHTMEGYAEAAGFSRTDVLDIDNDIWRFYRLVP
- a CDS encoding glycine cleavage T C-terminal barrel domain-containing protein produces the protein MIATADYDLLTTAAGLVDRSARGKLVVRGAEAADFLQGQVTNDVERLSPGEGCYAAILTHKGKFRTDMRILRTDDGFWIDTEPIGLVPARWTVETYAIGRAVEHEDVTERMVILSLVGPAARDALDAAPPATEHAHVSGEHGRYVATHLGVDVICEADDAAGVRETLGVPEVDEAVAECLRIESGRPRLGYDMDGDTIPQEAGVNERAVDFEKGCYVGQETVARLHWRGKPNRHLRGLRLSEEVERGTELRLGEKPVGRVGSVSVSPLHGPIALALVRREAGPGDELAAGDEGATATVVDPPFVSG
- a CDS encoding TIM-barrel domain-containing protein; its protein translation is MYQGRLATAAALALAAVACICAGPAVAAEPLELDAGALTVRVQPEPFQVEFVDVADGDVLRTLAGAPGEPGDLHARYGTLGFSFDLRMPIFNNAVFGVYRALEVETVWFHATRLLSAERTEDGLTLEAATDDPLGHRLAIDVERTGDGIAAVESRVTGPLAEHASVSGSAFEAVGSERYLGFGERSNAVDQTGNHVFNWSEEGPFSSGVAEPLLRPLVPEFTFPSGPTATNFPIPWLVSTRGFGVLLDQPERSAFNLRNHTDRAWQAQAESSRFRFEVYAGPDPADVLRRYSEKVGRQPEPASWMLGPWVQFGDGWEERFREQDVPASVAQTYTHYLPCGSQVGNEQRERDRVARYHGLGYRITTYFNPHVCREYTRVHDEAERRGLLVKDPSGEPYLLSNPFTADKLISEIDFSHPEAGAFYGGLLDEAIEHGYDGWMEDFGEYTPTNAVFANGERGTQMHNPYPVLYHCASTEHTGERAPAVFIRSGWHGVQPCARAVWGGDPTEDWSCSDGLCAAVHQALSMGLSGIAWWGTDIGGFHAVVNPRTDAELQIRWLQFGAVNGIMRTQQDGYALPGLEGDRAEVWDPAVLPVFRRWAKLRTQLQPYIAAAGEAYQRSGLPVSRHLALAFPDDPQAVRSQTELLFGRDLLAAPVVEPGARSRAFHLPSGPWVDLWRSAGYDETSGGLELGAAELLPGGGRVSLPAPLAEMPLLVRAGAVIPMLPPDVDTLSGVGDLAGLVQASDRADNMRLLAFPRGARRAGMGNGEHLASREHARGGRWTLRVGGKRERSYELQASLATLKGPFEPCTVTLGGQPLPFDWDAATQVLRATFTTRRGTLDVRACGG
- a CDS encoding multicopper oxidase domain-containing protein, which gives rise to MKKISRRKLLTGGSLAAAVPMVHALVPHRGVHDALGAEPGHAATGHAHPRSFHVGAVGSVDPRVNGFDPHAILRDFDRGTVRREGGRTVREWEIVAEDKEIEVAPGVKYAAWTYNGRVPGPTLRATEGELLRIRFVNGSEHPHTMHFHGIHTAEHDGVPGIGPGDIQPGGSTVYEFEAEPFGIHLYHCHSTPLADHIAKGLYGMFIVDPAEGRPEADELVLVQNGFDTNFDRSNEIYAVNTVAFAYMERPIRVKRDELVRIYLLNILEFDLVNSFHIHANFFNRFPTGTSREPTELTDTIVQGQGQRDILELRFPYTGKYMFHAHVSEFAELGWMGFFEVVD